The following coding sequences lie in one Vitis vinifera cultivar Pinot Noir 40024 chromosome 19, ASM3070453v1 genomic window:
- the LOC100260595 gene encoding probable LRR receptor-like serine/threonine-protein kinase At1g53440 has product MEPPSLLFLLFILLGFSFSAHFTCQAQLLPEDEVQTLETIATRLNNRYWNISQTSCGGGFNVNFTSDYFSNVTCDCTFENSTVCHVTNIQLKGLNLTGIMPDEFGNLTYLQEIDLTRNYLNGSIPTSLAQIPLVTLSALGNRLSGSIPKEIGDIATLEELVLEDNQLEGSLPENLGNLSSLSRLLLTANNFTGTIPETFGNLKNLTDVRLDGNAFSGKIPDFIGNWTQLDRLDMQGTSMDGPIPSTISLLTNLTQLRIADLNGSSMAFPNLQNLTKMEELVLRNCSITDSIPDYIGKMASLKTLDLSFNRLSGQVSDTWSLSQLEYLFLTNNSLSGTLPSWISDSNQKFDVSYNNFTGPSSLTVCQQRAVNLVSSFSSSDSNSVLWCLKKGLPCPGNAKHYSLFINCGGSEINYEGNDYERDLDGSGASHFSDYSEKWGYSSTGVFTNNDDAAYVATNTFSLNITGPEYLQTARTSPISLKYYGLCMRKGSYRVQLHFAEIMFSDDETFSSLGKRIFDVSIQGVTVLKDFNIVEEAKGVGKAITKDFETSVNGSTLEIHLYWAGKGTNAIPSRGVYGPLISAITVTPNFDVSTGLSAGAIAGIVIASIAAVVLILIVLRLTGYLGGKDQEDKELQALKLQTGYFSLRQIKAATNNFDPANKIGEGGFGPVYKGVLPDGSVIAVKQLSSKSKQGNREFVNEIGMISALQHPNLVKLYGWCIEGNQLLLIYEYLENNCLARALFGRIEQRLNLDWPTRNKICLGIARGLAYLHEESRLKIVHRDIKATNVLLDKDLNAKISDFGLAKLDEEENTHISTRIAGTIGYMAPEYAMRGYLTDKADVYSFGIVALEIVSGKSNTNYRPKEEFVYLLDWAYVLQEQENLLELVDPSLGSKYSKEEAQRMLNLALLCANPSPTLRPSMSSVVSMLEGKTAVQVPLIKRSSMNSMNLDMRFKAFEKLSQDSQTYVSERSQGSQMQRSMSMDGPWFGSSVSFPDKDKTREHSSSSKQKLLHD; this is encoded by the exons ATGGAGCCTCCctctcttcttttccttctctttatCCTTCTGGGTTTCTCTTTCTCTGCACACTTCACTTGCCAGGCTCAACTTCTGCCAGAGGATGAAG TGCAAACTCTTGAGACAATAGCCACAAGATTGAATAACAGATACTGGAACATCAGCCAAACCTCTTGTGGAGGAGGTTTCAATGTGAATTTCACCTCCGACTATTTTAGCAACGTTACATGTGACTGTACTTTCGAGAACTCCACTGTTTGCCATGTCACAAACAT CCAGCTGAAGGGTCTTAATTTAACTGGTATTATGCCTGATGAGTTTGGAAATCTTACTTACCTGCAAGAAAT TGATCTCACCCGCAACTATCTCAATGGATCAATCCCTACAAGTCTTGCCCAGATTCCTCTTGTCACTCT GTCTGCTTTGGGAAACCGTCTCTCTGGGTCAATTCCTAAGGAAATTGGTGACATTGCTACACTTGAGGAGCT ggTCTTGGAAGATAATCAGCTAGAAGGATCCCTTCCTGAAAACCTTGGAAATTTGAGCAGTTTGAGTAGACT CCTTCTTACTGCAAACAATTTTACGGGAACAATACCAGAAACGTTTGGCAATCTGAAAAATTTAACTGATGT TCGGTTAGATGGGAATGCATTTTCAGGGAAGATACCAGATTTTATTGGGAATTGGACCCAACTTGACAGGCT AGATATGCAAGGCACATCCATGGACGGTCCCATTCCTTCTACCATATCCCTGTTGACAAACTTGACTCAGTT GAGAATAGCTGATTTGAATGGATCATCTATGGCTTTCCCCAACTTGCAGAATTTGACAAAGATGGAAGAACT gGTACTGAGAAATTGCTCAATTACCGACTCAATCCCAGACTACATTGGAAAAATGGCATCTTTGAAAACATT AGACCTGAGCTTCAACAGATTGAGTGGTCAAGTTTCAGATACATGGAGTTTGTCACAACTGGAATATCT GTTTCTGACTAACAACTCTTTGAGTGGAACACTACCCAGTTGGATATCAGACAGCAACCAGAAATT TGATGTATCTTACAACAACTTTACAGGGCCGTCGTCTCTCACAGTTTGCCAGCAAAGGGCCGT GAACTTAGTTTCCAGTTTTTCATCTTCAGACAGCAACTC AGTATTATGGTGTCTTAAGAAGGGTCTCCCCTGCCCTGGAAATGCCAAAC ACTATTCCTTGTTTATTAATTGTGGAGGATCTGAGATTAACTACGAGGGAAATGACTATGAAAGGGACTTAGATGGATCGGGTGCATCACACTTCAGTGATTATTCAGAAAAATGGGGTTATAGTAGCACAGGGGTTTTCACAAACAATGACGATGCTGCTTATGTAGCAACAAACACATTTTCTCTGAATATAACGGGTCCAGAGTACTTACAAACAGCTCGCACTTCTCCTATATCGCTCAAGTATTATGGTCTCTGCATGCGAAAGGGCAGCTACAGAGTGCAACTCCACTTTGCTGAAATTATGTTTTCTGATGATGAGACATTTAGCAGCTTGGGGAAGCGCATTTTTGATGTTTCTATCCAA GGGGTTACAGTCTTGAAGGATTTTAACATTGTGGAGGAAGCTAAAGGTGTTGGTAAAGCCATCACTAAGGATTTTGAGACTTCTGTTAATGGTAGCACTCTGGAGATCCATTTATACTGGGCAGGCAAAGGGACTAATGCCATTCCTAGTAGAGGTGTATATGGACCTCTTATATCCGCTATTACAGTGACACCAA ACTTTGATGTCAGCACAGGGCTATCTGCTGGAGCTATTGCTGGTATTGTAATTGCTTCAATTGCGGctgttgttttgattttgatagtCCTCAGACTGACAGGCTACCTAGGAGGGAAAGACCAAGAAGATAAAG AACTTCAAGCACTAAAGCTACAAACTGGTTATTTCAGTTTAAGACAGATCAAAGCTGCTACCAATAACTTTGATCCTGCAAATAAGATAGGTGAAGGTGGATTTGGGCCCGTTTACAAG GGTGTACTCCCAGATGGTTCAGTAATTGCGGTCAAGCAGCTCTCCTCCAAATCAAAACAAGGGAACCGTGAATTTGTCAATGAGATAGGCATGATATCTGCCTTGCAACACCCAAATCTAGTGAAGCTTTATGGCTGGTGTATTGAAGGAAACCAGTTGTTGCTCATATACGAATATTTGGAAAACAATTGTCTTGCACGTGCACTTTTTG GTCGCATTGAACAGCGGCTAAATTTGGACTGGccaacaagaaataaaatatgctTGGGGATAGCAAGGGGACTGGCATATCTACACGAGGAGTCAAGGTTGAAAATTGTTCACAGAGATATCAAGGCAACCAATGTGCTGCTTGATAAGGATCTAAATGCGAAGATATCTGACTTTGGTTTAGCTAAACTTGATGAAGAAGAGAACACACACATCAGCACACGTATCGCTGGAACAAT AGGATACATGGCTCCTGAATATGCGATGAGGGGTTACTTGACAGACAAAGCAGATGTTTACAGCTTTGGAATCGTTGCTCTAGAGATTGTCAGTGGGAAAAGCAACACCAATTACAGGCCCAAGGAGGAGTTTGTCTATCTTCTTGACTGG GCTTATGTCCTACAAGAGCAAGAAAACCTTCTCGAACTCGTGGATCCAAGTCTTGGTTCGAAGTACTCCAAAGAAGAGGCACAAAGGATGCTGAACTTGGCTCTCCTGTGCGCCAACCCGTCTCCCACTCTCAGGCCATCCATGTCTTCTGTAGTGAGTATGCTCGAAGGCAAAACTGCAGTCCAAGTACCATTAATCAAGCGTAGCTCAATGAATTCAATGAATTTGGATATGAGGTTCAAAGCCTTCGAGAAGCTGTCACAGGACAGCCAAACATATGTCTCAGAGCGCTCTCAAGGCAGTCAAATGCAAAGGAGCATGTCAATGGATGGACCATGGTTTGGTTCCTCAGTTTCCTTCCCTGATAAAGACAAGACCCGAGAACATTCTTCATCAAGCAAACAGAAACTTCTCCATGACTAA
- the LOC100265810 gene encoding seipin-3 codes for MDDSKILDNDRIDKMDRGFVNDLDEFRNFSGKNDVNLGGFANVLKLFLLKNVGHGVDTLFLARKFRETNTRRTCSCGRLWDGNGNGVEERRKKSEFSSQNNQKVCEEPEIKASQPSLFRYGSTSQRKEDYINVSKGLYHEFPLNFITFLAILLMKSLGFQINLLVTFLKFPLYLSYFWFMLMMFPFQTLKHIRSYLMKKVTRMWDTLSTSVTSFVFVRINAPKSVVKMAVRMSRAFLCSIYVCCVLIGLLVSGFLMGILLMRTIVEEPVQATRTLNFDYTKASPVAFVPMISQNLPLDLVAGDEDVKNVQARAIPYNHNLQLTVSLTLPESEYNQKLGVFQVKVEFLSTNGEVTATQSHPCILRYKSQPIRHIQTFIMAGPLLAGFESESQTLNIKMAEFTEGLEPTACLKVSLVQRAEFQPGAGIPEIHAATVALESELPQLKRVIWIWRRTILVWASFVLFLMELVLMLVIYRPIIIPRGRQQQARLVGIKEDCQPKAIAWYKGMVLMMIMA; via the exons ATGGACGACTCCAAAATTCTCGACAACGATAGAATCGACAAGATGGATCGCGGGTTTGTCAACGATCTCGACGAATTTCGCAATTTCAGTGGTAAAAATGATGTGAATTTGGGTGGGTTCGCCAATGTGCTTAAACTCTTTCTGCTAAAAAATGTTGGCCATGGAGTTGATACGCTTTTCTTAGCTCGAAAATTCCGAGAAACAAACACTCGGAGAACTTGCAGTTGCGGCCGGCTTTGGGATGGGAATGGAAATGGggttgaagaaagaagaaagaagtcTGAGTTTTCTTCGCAAAACAACCAAAAGGTATGTGAAGAACCCGAAATTAAGGCATCTCAACCAAGTTTATTTCGATATGGTAGTACCAGTCAAAGGAAGGAGGACTACATCAATGTGTCAAAGGGGCTCTATCATGAATTCCCTCTAAACTTCATCACTTTCTTAGCAATTTTGCTGATGAAATCATTAGGGTTTCAAATTAATCTTCTGGTTACCTTCCTTAAATTTCCACTCTATCTATCATACTTCTGGTTCATGTTGATGATGTTTCCATTCCAAACTTTAAAGCATATTAGAAGTTATCTGATGAAAAAAGTTACTAGAATGTGGGATACTTTATCTACTAGTGTTACTTCCTTTGTATTTGTGCGCATAAACGCGCCAAAATCAGTGGTGAAGATGGCAGTGAGGATGAGCAGGGCGTTTTTATGCTCAATCTATGTCTGCTGTGTGCTAATCGGATTACTGGTTTCGGGTTTTCTGATGGGGATTTTGTTGATGCGAACTATAGTCGAGGAGCCGGTTCAGGCAACGAGGACACTAAATTTTGATTACACAAAAGCCAGTCCGGTTGCTTTTGTCCCAATGATATCTCAAAATTTGCCATTAGACTTGGTTGCGGGAGACGAAGATGTCAAGAATGTTCAAGCTCGTGCCATTCCATACAACCATAATTTGCAGCTCACTGTCTCATTGACACTGCCTGAATCCGAATACAATCAGAAGCTCGGGGTTTTTCAG GTAAAGGTGGAGTTCTTGTCCACAAATGGCGAGGTCACTGCAACACAAAGCCATCCATGCATTCTGAGGTACAAAAGCCAACCAATCCGCCATATCCAAACCTTCATCATGGCCGGTCCTCTTCTCGCTGGCTTCGAGTCTGAATCCCAAACTCTGAACATAAAAATGGCCGAATTCACCGAAGGCCTTGAGCCAACTGCCTGCCTGAAGGTGTCCCTGGTGCAGCGCGCAGAATTCCAACCTGGCGCCGGTATCCCTGAGATTCATGCAGCAACAGTAGCCCTTGAGTCTGAGCTCCCTCAACTGAAAAGGGTGATTTGGATTTGGAGGAGGACTATTCTTGTATGGGCAAGTTTTGTGTTATTCTTGATGGAGTTGGTTCTTATGCTGGTCATCTACAGGCCTATTATCATTCCAAGGGGAAGGCAGCAGCAGGCGAGATTGGTAGGCATTAAAGAAGATTGTCAGCCAAAAGCCATCGCCTGGTATAAGGGCATGGTGTTGATGATGATCATGGCTTGA